Sequence from the Besnoitia besnoiti strain Bb-Ger1 chromosome Unknown contig00014, whole genome shotgun sequence genome:
ccccccctccggcACAGATGCGAGTGATACGGATGCTGGACATCCGCCAAAACAGTTCATGGGTTCAGGGTttagcgccgccgcgtgctcgCCACCAGCGCGAATGTCAAGCTACCTTTGCTGGGATAACAGGAGAACCCACAGAGTCTCTGCTCCGCGCGACACccgagacggcgagcccgcgcgccctgctTCCTTACCCGCATTTGTGAACGTGAACGATGCCGAGAAGCAGCTGGATGAGGTACGACCAAAGGAGGGTCTCAGGGATCCGTGGAGAGGGCGCGTccgtcgcgcagctctcgtcttcgccttgatcgttttcttctgcccgtcgccgtccttcAGTCTCTGCCGAACCGCattctctttctttctccgccgctctcggaGCCCGACGCTGCGCAGGGGAGGCCGCATGAGACGCTCCCcttgcctccgcctctcgcgcgacgcaTGCATTGCTCTCAGCGGATTTCTCCGCGGTGTCTTCGCCAGGCTGCTGCcctggcgtcgctgctgggGCCGGTTCCATATGCGCGTGTTTCCCTTGGTGAACAAAGCTGGCGCATTCGCAGGTTCGTTTTTCGTTGTCGCCGCCTTTGTTTGCGCTTTGAATCGCTTCGTCCACGCGCGCCGTGAGAGGGCCTTCCTCGGCTTCTGTGCTCCGCGGTTGCGTTTCTTCGCCCTTCACTGCACACTTCTTCGGctccgccccctccctcccctccccgtCGTTCTCTGGACTTCTCCCCGCGCGCGAACAGCCTGATTCTTGCGTGAATTCGAGATCCCGTCCCCCGTCCGCGCGCTGGCTCTGCATCCGGCAGAGCCAGGGGTCGCGGAATGCGGAGGCGAATCGAGCCCAGGGCGAACCAGAACTCGGCGAGGCGTGCTCCACTGCAGAAGGGGACGTGTAACGGCTGCGACAGCCCAGATGTAGCTCCTCTAGCGTCCTGCAATTGGCAAAAAAGTCGTACACGAGGACGACCGACTTGTGTAGATCGCCCTGCTCTGGCTTCGCGTCCCCGGCCTCAGTGAGcttggcggcgtcgcccgctccACGGACAGGCCCGTTCTCGTGTGGCTTGAGAGTCGCCCCGCTCGGCGTGCCCATGGCAGGCCTGGAAGGATCCGCACCCTCGTTTgccccttcgccgcggccctcgcggctctgcggctgcCCGGGGACCGCGTCGCTCAAACCCGCCTTCCGCTCGGCTTcttgcggcgcctcctcgggtACCTTCTCGTCCGAGTCTGCCCGCGTGGGAGTCCCTGGAtccggcgcgaggaggacggggCAAGGACCTGGTGCAGACGACTGCGGCAGCGTCTCCGAGGGAGACACGCCCGGCTTCAGCGCCTCAGGCGGCGCGATCGAAGACCAGGAGGGCGAAGCCACGGAAACGTCCAGGCTGCGAAAATCCGGCGTGATGAAGATGGACCGGAGAGGAACTAGGCAGGGGTGCGCGGCCGTGACTGACATCCACCTCTTCGCGGTGCGCTGGACATGGAAAACGAAGACAGGCCACACGGAATCTGTGCCCTCGAAGTCGACGAACGAAAAGCGAAAGTGACTCTGCAGAGGTCGTGCCACGTTTTTCCGCCCTCGATGCACAACCCTGTacgtgtatacatatacacatacatgcaaATGAatgtatagatatatgaAAAGAGTATATGGGGGTGCACGCCCGACCTGCGCCTGTCGacccctccccctctcccccttcCGAGTTGGTTCTCTCACCTGCATGCGGTCAAACGCCTTGAGGTTCTGACTGGCGACCCGGACGAGGACGTAGGCGCCACCGTCCTGCAGTGAGAGCGCCTTGAACGTCCAAATGATGCGATCGtaggcgccgcccgcgcgcttcAAGCTCGGGCCCTtggccttcttctgcgtcgccctggGGTTTTTGCGGGCGTCTTCAAGGCGACTTATTTGCTCAGCCCAGTCATCCAGAAGAAGGAGGTTGCAGAACTTCCCTCCGACGCAGTCCGGGACCTCCGGCGGTGccggcagacgaggagacagcccTGCGTCGTTCTccagcgccgtctgcgctcgcccgtggtcgccggcagcggcgcccagcTGGGCAGGGAGCGGTGGGCGCCGGCCGAAGGCACAGGCGTCCTCGAAGTCCCCTGGTCCCGACAGAAACCGAAGACCGCAGAGCTCCTTCTCGAGCTCTTCGTCGCGTTCCTCCTTGTTTGGCTCGAACGCATTCCCGGcttcctgcgcggcctgGCTCCCCGCGACcccgtcgcgctcggcgaagaAGCTCTCACTCGCCTTCGCAAGGCTTTCAGCAAGAGAAAGGAACTGCGGCTCGCGACTCGCGGCTGgccctgcgccagcggctgaggcgtctgctgccgAGGACGAGACTGCATGCAAAGAACAAGAAAAAGGCGGAAACGAAGACGGCAAGGAAAACGAAGCAGGAAGCGAACCAGGGGCGGAGGAAGGGAGAAAAAGACAAGgcaaggaggaggaagacaaaCAAGAGAGGTTGTTGGTGTGGGCGCAACCCCCGACGCCCGGCTGGGGTGCGGCCGGTACGTCGGTCTGTTCGGGCGCCgagaccgccgcggcagcatcAGCAGATGAAGAGTtacaggaggaggaagacgaagaaaagcagCCGGTGGGATCCAcgagcgcaggcagcgacgcaTCCGACTGGAGGTGTCTCTccgagagaagacgagagagccgCTGAAGTTGGGCTTCGGCCCGAAGGCCGGCAGGGACTGCCGGCGGCACCGGCGACGAGAAGGCTGGGACGGAGGCAGGGAGATCtttgtcgccgccgccggcaggggGCAAAGACGCAAGAGGCGGCACAGACGGAGGACAACTCGCACGCCCGGCTGGATAAAAACTACACCctggaggagaggagagggcgtCCGGcacagagggaggagacagccaAGAGAACGGATCTTCAGCAGCCGTAATATCGGTCGgcaaaaagaaagaaaacggcGTTGCGCGCGGACCAGGATGAGGGAGACAGGAGGGAAACAATGAGAGCTCATGCatcgacgcccgcgaggccaGCAAAGACGGGCGATGCAGGGAGAAAGACGATGCACGGAACAGCGGCGGCACAGCTGTGCTGAGCCCAGAGGGCGACTCGTCCAAAATAGGGGCGACAGAGGGACAGGACATACCCGGAGAAAAATcctgcgacgcgcctgcagcccccTCCTGGGAAGCTCCCTCGTTTTCTGGCTCgctgacgccgccgcgcatccCTCCCGCCGGAGCTGTCCCTGCCGACTCTTCCTCACTTCCTGGGACTGCAGCCGCTTGCGCAtctgcaggcgaggctggggcgagagaaggagacgtgGGCGCCAGTTGCTCTGAGGTCTCCCGCGAATACTGGGCGAGAGAGTCCCCGCTCCGCCCCGTTCCTTCTCCATCCCAACCCGGCAGTCGCAggccctccgctgccgcagtttcaggtgccgcgtctgccggcgctcCCTCAGCGGAGCCAGCTTCTCCGGCCTCGCCGTTGGAGGCCGGCGGAAAGAAGAGCTgagcgacggaggagggcgaaaaCGAGTCACTCAGCCGGTCGTCTCGCGACCCCCCTGATTCTGCATCCTGTGCGCGTCCCGCCAGGAGGAACTGCTGAGtgacgtctccgccgccagcccgCTCGGCGTTCCCGCCCGGAGGCACAGACGTCAacgggcgcggcagaggcgcgacagcggagtgcccgcccgcaggcgcgaacggcgaggcagccggagacagcgaggacacgagcgaagaggaggagacaggaaaCGACGGAGGGCGCTTCTTCACCCCAggagcgagcggcgagcccgcggaggcggccccGAGGTTGAGGCGCACTGGCGACACCAGCGGGTGCATtagcagcggcggcgaggacgacgcagatggaaacgaagaaggcgacggtGAAAACAACAGTGAAGGAGAGCCGCCGCCCAAGCCGTTGGGAAGCGCAGAGGCTCCCACGCCGTTGGTGGTCCCACGCGTCTTTGGCGTGGCACCCGCCGCCTGGCACGAGTTCCCCGGAAGTCGACTCGACACCGGAGGGTATGGCAGAAGAGcggcagaggggggggggaaggcgaagTCGCAGAAGGAAAGGAAGACACTGCGCCTCCAGGATGAACTGCGCTCGTCGGAGATGCACCCGGAAACGCGCTAGGCGCCGGACTACTGTTGGAGCGGTAGCCGTAGgaggagccgctgccgccgccattcttccgcgcgccctcctcacTCGGATTCGAAAGAGACACGTTCACAAAGCCTGCACTCTTCAGCGGGAcagaggggggcggcggcgacacccccgcgtggcggcctagccgcgcagctgccagcgCAGCCGTGGCGGAGGAAGGATAGaaaggaggcgctgccgaagcggagagcggcaACCCACCCCCGCCGAAGgatccccccccctcggccCTGCTGGCCTCACTTCCTTGGCAGCGGTGGCTGCCCGCCCCggggccgccgcctggcgaCGAAGCCCCTCCACCGCCGCACTGGGCTCCATTGAGCGTCACTGGggcggcccgcgccgccagcggtgGCCCTAGAGGGAGCTCAAGAagccccccgccccccgctgGTGCAAATGGAGGGGAgaacggagacaggcgaccTCCCGCGTAattcgaggcgccgccgagggggGAGCTCTCGGCTCGCAGAGAGGATGAGCAGGGACTCCTCGGCAGAGAAGTATAGCGTCCCGAGACGTCCACCTTCGTGCTGGGCTTGCTGAAGTCGGCCGGCGCTGATGCCGCagtggcgctcgcgggcagcGAAGCTgggtcggcggcgctcccTCGGCGGTATCCGCCAAAGGCACCATTCgacccgccgcctcggctgccctcggcgcctccgtcccCGCCTCCGGGCGCAGCGActggcgacgaggcgaggatGGGGAAAGCTGCGCGCTGTGTGGGCGGGATGAAGAGCGGGTGCTGGCTCTGGTGGCGCACCCCCGGGGACTGGGGCCCGCAGGGGTCTCTGTCCCCGGGGCCCGGGAAGAAGgggcgcgaagacggcgtGTGGGCTCCCGGGGCGTCATAGAAGTTGCCGGCGTGcggcgagaaagagacaggTGGAAGTGGCGCAGAGGCGTAAGCCAGCTGCTGAACGGCCAGCGCGTCCCCACTGTCTGGCGTGCAGGGGCtgctcgcgcctccacggTCGAACAGGAGGGGCGCTGGCACAGCATCgaacggcggaggcgcgccagcaaactcgggcgaggcgccgggcggcggATGCCCTTCTTGAGTGTCGGCGGACGGCACGCCAGGAGCAAAGaacggcagcgccgcgtgcggcggcgcacagggcagcggcgcccctccCTGGTCCCCGGGGTATGCGTACGCATCCGCGCAgaacgaagaggcagacgagccTATCGCCTGCAGATCTGCCCagcgtggaggcgaggcggggggaAACGACTCCGCAGACGCCATCCCCCCAcacagcgacgcgccgtcgAGCCCTCCACGCAGACTCTCCGAAGAGGGCACCGAGGAGAGGAAGTCCTCCAGACCCGCCTGCGGATTGGTGATGTAGTACACGCACCCCCCTGCGTGCAGCGCCAGAGAGTACAGGGACACGAGGCAGCAATGAGGCAGCTAAAAACGAAAAGCAGGCACACGACAGGCAGTCTACAAGGAGACAAAcagacgcgcggagcgagCCACTCGCGCCCTGGTGTGCATCAGCGGACAGGACCGATGCCAGGAAAACACGTatatataaaaatatataagtgtgcatgcagagaggTAGGCGCATGTGCCCACCTACGTGTGCCAAAGTACGTCGCCCGCGAGGACGACATTTGGCATGGAGCACACTACCACGCCTGGGAAAGCAGCTCGAACGTGTGCGGCTCGCTGGTTTACATGGCTCGAATCGGCAGCTGAagtcccgcgcgcgcggagcctctGGGCCTACGTGTGTCTCCCACCCGCACGAACTTCCGAGTCGTACCTGTCTCGAAGGGGATGGGCGCGGCAGTTGAGCCACTTGTCCCCGCGCCTCCcacggcgaaggaggccgccgcagacgccggcggcccagcggctggcggcttctcgcgctcggTCATATCCGGGAGAGGCACgctggacgaggcgcggctgcgctggagCGCAGGTGTCATTCAGACTGCCTGCTCCTTCCGCCCCCCTCGCGGCCGCATGCGTGAATGCGTGACTACGTGTGCGCGACTGGGCCCCGGGCGGAGCCCCCGCTCCCGAGGCAACTAACGCCCTCCCGGCGTCGAGGTTGGGCCCCTGAGTCCGGAAGTTTAGGGTCGCGGTTGCCTCAAGCCGTCTTCGGGGTCGCTGTAGGACGCATGCATGCCGCCCATGCGCCACGCATCGAACTTGGATGACTTTCGGGCCTTGCGGAGGTTGCCTGAGTTCAAGAAATCGCCGACGCACAGTTTTACTAGCGGCGAGTACTATCGCATGCTCGTTGACCGCGGAGGAAAAGGGGAGGGGCGTACGCAGCAGTCTCTGCCCACAGGACCCTCTCTACAGCATTCTACGCGCCCTGCGGAGATTGGTTCGAAGAAAATTGAGCAAACGGGTCAGCGAAGAGGAACGGAGACGAACTTGGGGAGAAATATCGCGGACGATGTGCATACACTGTCGCGAACGGTACGGGTCCGACGGGAGACGCGGTGACACCAAGCGGCAGAGCGGAGGTAAAACTGCTTTTTCACAGTTGAAAAGACTGAGCGGTCCCGCGTTCGTCGGCCTTTCAGGGGTTTGACTGCGATGGAGGGCGATGACGACGGGAGAGACGCGTGTAGCAGCAGCGTCGCTTGCAGGTGAGACATCGAAGCATGACAAGGAGAGACTGTGCGCGCAATCCGTATGTGTGAACGCGCGCCTGAcaagggcggcgaggcggataagctgagaagaaaaaaaatcCTACTTCCAGAAGAAATCGAGAGCTCCGAAGCCCGAGTTTCTCGAGGCGCAAGActtggcgcgcgcggaaaacaAAAAGAGAGATAAGCGTGACTCGGGCAGTCCGGCGGTGTCATGTGATGTACTCTTAAGGGGGGCGagccctccctcctctctcagCAGGTGATGAAAACAGAATACGGCAACTCCTACGCCAGGAGAGCCCTTCAAAGGATTTACGGCAATTAGGTGAAGACTGGAGGGAAGAAACAAGCTCCAAAAGCGCATGTTGTCGCGCAAGAACTCAGCACGCCAAGTCCCATCTCAGTCGTTTCACGGCAAAGCAGAGAGCCCCCCCGCTGGCGCAACACATCCTCATAGCTTGCACAGAGCTTTCTGCAAAAATCCGCGGGAGAGCGCTTTCTGACTCCTCGCTGGAGGTCTCCTTTCTCAAATTCCCCGCAAGTCACACTTACGCGACCGTGCTGGTCCGTCGATCTCAGCTTTTGCCGGCGCGTGTCGACGCAGGACCCCTTTCCCCTCAAAATAGACTGTTTTCCGCCGCTCGATCTGGTTTCCAGCAGAGCGTTTGTCGCCTGAACAAACAGTCCAGCCGCTAGGCGATGGTCTCGCGCGGGAAGTGGAGTAACTTCGCAGGCCACGCCGAAGTTTGCTTTGCTTTTCTTTCGACAGTTTGTGCCTCTTTTAGGCTCCGTTCTCCGCCTagcctctctccttcgctgctAAAAAAAAACTCTTCTCGTGTGTCTGTCTTGAAGAACTGATGCACACAGCAGCCggctggcggcagcagcccGGGCCGGTCCTCCCCCCTGGTAAAAAGACGAGCCTTTCAGGATGTGCTGATCATTCTCTGCCTACGTGGAGACCCAGAAATGTCAAGGGAGAAAGGGGCCCGTAGTAATTCGCTGACAGCATTCGCAGAAGGAATAAGCATCGTTTagcgcgcagcgcccgtgCATACAGAGGCACGCCCGCGCCTCAGCAGCACAGGAGGCCAGCCCGAGCTCGTGTGAACCGCCCGCTTTGAGCCTTCATCCCAGATGCGAGGCTCGGATGCCGCGAAACGCTGCCTAGAAGGAAGATTCCCTTCTCGAGAGTGCTCAGAGCTAAACAcagcggggagggggggctaACCCCCTGTAGGGTCGACCCTGCATAGAGTCCATCGCTAGCTCGCCCGAGCCTCGCGCATCCTTCACTGCGGCGAACTCCAGCCCCATGCAGGACGCTCCACTGCGTTTTTCACCGGTTAAGAAGACGTATATAACGGGGTTTACAGAGTGTCAAACTTGGGATAGATCAAGGTCGTTCGCCGTAGCCCCAGTTAATGCGCCGCACGTGGTCTACAAGTTacgcctctctgccttctggGCGTCGCGTGTGATAGTTTGGGTTCTCTGTTTCGTCCGAAGTGCAGTTTGTGAAGGCCGATGCGCACGCCGGCTGCCAGCTCTGTTGGCGCTCTAGAGGTGTCAGTCGGCGCCCAGCCCCGCAGACGTGCTCATGAGACTTCATTCAAAAACTCATCCGCGCCGCTGTACGATATAGACCAGCGAGGGTGTACCgggcacgcgcatgcatacaaAGACAAAAGCGCTGGAAATTCAGAAAACAGGAGTAGGCGTTGAAGTGTCGTTAGGCTTCTGGCGAGAGGGAACCTGAGCTATAGGAGATACCTCGTACTTGTCGGTGATCTCTACACTCAAAAATGGATATCCTATCCCCTCCCAACTCATCACGGCGCACTCGACGTCTTGCCGACGGTCTATATGCCTGCTCGCAGatgccgctgtcgctgccaGCGAACTGCTGACCGAGGACGAAACTGCGATATGCGAAGCAGACTCCCCCGTGGACGGCCCCATACTTTTCAACAAGGGTCGAGATGCCCCCAGGCAGCGCCACGCGAGATACAAACACGCACATGTGCAGATGCCTCTGTAACTGTTTGTTCTACGCGGTGGATACGCAGTATATGCTTCTCTTTCAACGCGTGAACGTGCCGCAGAGGCCCAACAGTTCGTCTCCTGGTGTCGCCTCGCACTTcagtctccctctgcgtccttcGTGTTAATGCGAAGCCTGAACACCCAACTGCTCAGTTTAAGTCCACGAAAAACTTCATTCCCTTCAAGTCGTCGGGCACAATGATGATGTTTGAGGGCAGCTGCCCCcccggcagcgcaggcgagtgAACCTCCGCCACGTACGTcggccctccgccgccttcttcgccgagaGGGGCTGGGACTTCCTGGAGATCATACAGGAAAATGACAGTTTGTCTTTGTGGAGACAGTGAACGGGCCAATAGATATGGGAATACGAATGAAAAAGAACGACGCAagacagcagcgcagcgaaACGGCCAGATAGGTAGCTACATACATCAGTGCATGCAAGTCGAGATCCCCAGAGACAGCCGAAGACCGCTCGAGAAAAAGCAGCATACAGCTAGACTCCATTGTGTGTAGGATGCACTCGGAGATACCTGCTCCTACGCCCGTACCTCGACTTTGAAAATGTGAATCAGACAGGCAACGTTGGCGAATTTGACGAAGGCCGGATCTCGCGTCGcggggacggcgacgagggcgttGGCTAGCGCGAGGGGGTTCCCCGTCCACGGCGAGACTGTGATCGGTGACTGCTTTTGAGACCGCACGTAGTCTGCACGGACGCAGGGCCAAGTCGCGAGAAGAGCGTGAACAAAAGAGACACAGACATCGGGCTCCAGAGTCCCACTCCTACATAGGTAGAAATGTAGGAGTAGGAGGTGTCCATATATGCGCCAATAGACAGCTGTCCAAATATGCGTATGCACTCTGCTgagaggaagcaggcggAAACAAGCGAGTCAGAGCCAGAGAGGCCGCCCGGAAGGGCACGCAGTTGCGCTGGCCTTTTCGGTagacgagccgcgccgcctcacccGCAgggagagcagagagaggcgccaaGTTGACGGCCTCGAACTGGACGAGGTTGCAGTCTGAGAGCCTcaggcgcagcgtctgcggccgcaggcgcttgccgccctcgagccCCAGGAAGTAACTCAAaacgcgcgctcggcgcagcTGTCTCAGGCGAGCGTTATCCACCTGCAtcgcgaagcagacagacgAAAGCCCCGTGGGCAAGTTCTTGACCGGCCTCCGCTAGGGGGGCAGAGtgggcgagcgcagcggcgccgccaccctCCACGGCGTTTACCGGCGGACCAGGGGTCGCCCCAGCGCGCGGGACGGAATCAGGCGCGACTGCTACAACCCTGAGCCCGTTCTGAAGGCTTGAAGGCACCACAGCTGcgccggagacaggcgaTCTACGGTACGCgaagcctcgcggcgcgcgatgGAGCGCGGCCGAATGCCCTAATGCTGTGGCTGGCCCGATGACGAAAAAACAGGCGCACGActcggcgcagaagaagagaggcggagcgaCAGCTTCACGGAGACTGGTGaaacgaaggagaggagaaggcggcctCCCTGGGAGAAGCTACAAGGCGAGCTGGAAGGCCCGCGGCCGAGCGAGCAGCTTACCGTGACAGCGCCTTCCATTTTCTTTACACCAATAACTTCCACGCCCTGACTCTGGAATAGCGCGTATTCCTCttcatcgtcgtcgtcatGCGGGTTCGCTtcagtcggcggcgccggataGAGTCCGTCGACTGGCGCAGAGTCCGTCCCTTCCGCGCTCTtggtcggcgccgcctcgtcacCCGGGGCgggctcgccttcgtctcccgccacctctgcgtcttctccgtctttctgcgcggagccgcggggCCGGAGCCGGCGACTACTGAGTGCGGCGTTCTCAGAAGCGAGCTCCTCGTATTTGTAAAAGTCCTGcaacgcgcgaagaagactggGGTTGTCGACGACGAGAATGAGGTCGACGTTGAAGATGTCCACGAGGCGCGTCACGAGCGAGAGATTCGTCTGCGGGGGCGCGTTGATGAGCATCCCCGAGGCCGCCAAGAGCCGCTGAAtgtcgccttccttctcctcctcctccttgaCAATGCCCTTTTTCTGGCGCAGGTTATCCACGAAGGCCGTGTAGACGCCGCAACTGAGGCACTCGCACAGCCACTCAAACAGATCCGCTGTccctgcgccggcctccgcgccgccgcggacgcccgcCCTGGTGTTGGTCATGCCGTCTTGCTCCGCATCGAAGAAGCCAGAAGCGTCGCCAAACATTGAGTAGTTGTTGCCGGCGCTCGGCATCCCGCCGACCCCGCCCGCGtaggacgacgaggcgccgtcAGAAGAGGCCGAGGGCGGCTCGGTCCGCCCGTAAAAGTAGACCAGTGGAAAGTCAGGCTCCGCCGCAAAGTCGAGCGACTCCAACACAACTGCCCCCAGGCACCCTGGCGGCAGTTGCAACTGCGGCTTGTCCGTGCTCCCTCTGAAAACACCCGAGATGAAACAGAGGAGGCAGAACGACAGCGACCAATaaaaagcagagagacaaATTCAAGTCTAAGACAAGGCGCACACGTCGAGACAAAACACAGGAGACATGCATAAGGTGGCAGTGAGAGAGACCCGAACGGGGCCAAACTGCCCAGCAACAAAATTCGCAGACACAACGTAAAGCAGTGAGAGGCCTAAAAAACGACAAAGAACTGAACTCCTCGCGAGGTGAGGCAACACGGAACCGCAGACAGGTCCCAACCTCGTCCGTCCAAGAGACACAGCAGCCCAGTCGCAACCGCAACCTGCCTCACGCCTTTTGCCTTTGGGGTTTCCATGACCTGTTTttccctctcttctttttgtGAGTCATCTTCAGCTCTTTTTCTCCTGGCACGTACCGAGGATCGAGCTCGACGTACACAGGCGTCCATCCGCCGCGGATTCCGTAGTTCGCCAGCACAGAGCAGATGGAGCTTttcccgctgcagctgctgcccaCCACGAGGACCTACATAAAAACAAACAAACTTGCCTTGACAGTTGAGCTAGAAGCTCGatgagaaggaggcgacacACGGACGTCAAACGGAACAGACGGGCGCGAGAAGGGTCAGACTGGCGCCAAACGGGACAGACGGGCGCCACAAGGAACAGACAGAGACAAGGAGACGCGGTTCTGACTCACGTGCATCCCTATCCCTCCTCTCTTGCTAGCGGACGCCACAAGCACGTTCTATACGAGCCAAGCCGCGAAGACATAGCACTGCTGAATCGCCCGTCTCATGCTTGCCTACaccccccctctctctcttctgccgtcgcgcattcgtctccttctcctcgctgtctcggCCGTCGAGTCCTCCTCCACGCGCTTTTCCGTCATCTCTCCTTCAGCGCAGtgtctctccctgcgtcccgcgttcgctctctcgtgccctgtctctccgcagccgtacctgcctcctcctgctcTTCCGCGTGCGTGCAGATCTCTCCGCCCCTAACTCAGCCCCTCTTGCTTTACTCCGCGTCTCACCTACGCCGGTTGCTTCTCGCTTCTGACTTACTCGGGGCCCCacttcgcggcggagggcggcgattTGCCGGCGCGCGTCAAGTATGGACGAGAGCGCGAGGTAGTCCTTCATCGCCGCGTTCGGCGCTGTGTACTCCTGAGCGAAAAACGCCATCCGCGACGGTGGCGCGCGTGCCAAACACCCCGATGGCCAATCCCCCCCCCTttaccccccccccccccccaccctccCCGCTTCGGGAGCGGAGACGTACGCAGTCGCATGCGTGGACAGAAGCGGAATTCCCAgttctctgccgcgcgctgtggggcctgtctctctgcggaggGATGCGTACCTGCTGGACGCGGCCTCGCAACTGCAGAGTGCATCCTCCCcaggagaagacggcgaggcagctgccCGGTTGCAGCGCGTAGTCCACGTCAGGCAGCAGCTCCGAGCCGAAAATCTCCGCGGTGCCAGGCAGCGACCCGCGCAAGCAGTGCGGGTCCTCTTGCTCTTCGCGGTTCCTCTGGCGACGCGACCCGTGACCCCCGTCTGACGGGAGGACCTGAGGCGCCCAGGAAGTCGGCAGCCCGCACAGAGACACAGCGGAGAGGGGCGTGACGAGACAGgaagcaggccgccgcgccgctacATTCTCAGGCTTGGATGCGTATGTTATGCGTCAATGTATGTAAACGTATGAGGCATCCCTAGACTAGTCGAGGCAAGCCCTGCACGGAGCCCCGAGTTTGGCATCGCGACGATATACGACGCAAACAGATACAGACCCCTCGCATCTGGATTTCGCTGGGTGCGTGGACTACCTTGAGAATCGTGACTGGCGCAC
This genomic interval carries:
- a CDS encoding uncharacterized protein (encoded by transcript BESB_026050), with the protein product MTPALQRSRASSSVPLPDMTEREKPPAAGPPASAAASFAVGGAGTSGSTAAPIPFETGGCVYYITNPQAGLEDFLSSVPSSESLRGGLDGASLCGGMASAESFPPASPPRWADLQAIGSSASSFCADAYAYPGDQGGAPLPCAPPHAALPFFAPGVPSADTQEGHPPPGASPEFAGAPPPFDAVPAPLLFDRGGASSPCTPDSGDALAVQQLAYASAPLPPVSFSPHAGNFYDAPGAHTPSSRPFFPGPGDRDPCGPQSPGVRHQSQHPLFIPPTQRAAFPILASSPVAAPGGGDGGAEGSRGGGSNGAFGGYRRGSAADPASLPASATAASAPADFSKPSTKVDVSGRYTSLPRSPCSSSLRAESSPLGGASNYAGGRLSPFSPPFAPAGGGGLLELPLGPPLAARAAPVTLNGAQCGGGGASSPGGGPGAGSHRCQGSEASRAEGGGSFGGGGLPLSASAAPPFYPSSATAALAAARLGRHAGVSPPPPSVPLKSAGFVNVSLSNPSEEGARKNGGGSGSSYGYRSNSSPAPSAFPGASPTSAAAGATPKTRGTTNGVGASALPNGLGGGSPSLLFSPSPSSFPSASSSPPLLMHPLVSPVRLNLGAASAGSPLAPGVKKRPPSFPVSSSSLVSSLSPAASPFAPAGGHSAVAPLPRPLTSVPPGGNAERAGGGDVTQQFLLAGRAQDAESGGSRDDRLSDSFSPSSVAQLFFPPASNGEAGEAGSAEGAPADAAPETAAAEGLRLPGWDGEGTGRSGDSLAQYSRETSEQLAPTSPSLAPASPADAQAAAVPGSEEESAGTAPAGGMRGGVSEPENEGASQEGAAGASQDFSPGMSCPSVAPILDESPSGLSTAVPPLFRASSFSLHRPSLLASRASMHELSLFPSCLPHPGPRATPFSFFLPTDITAAEDPFSWLSPPSVPDALSSPPGCSFYPAGRASCPPSVPPLASLPPAGGGDKDLPASVPAFSSPVPPAVPAGLRAEAQLQRLSRLLSERHLQSDASLPALVDPTGCFSSSSSSCNSSSADAAAAVSAPEQTDVPAAPQPGVGGCAHTNNLSCLSSSSLPCLFLPSSAPGSLPASFSLPSSFPPFSCSLHAVSSSAADASAAGAGPAASREPQFLSLAESLAKASESFFAERDGVAGSQAAQEAGNAFEPNKEERDEELEKELCGLRFLSGPGDFEDACAFGRRPPLPAQLGAAAGDHGRAQTALENDAGLSPRLPAPPEVPDCVGGKFCNLLLLDDWAEQISRLEDARKNPRATQKKAKGPSLKRAGGAYDRIIWTFKALSLQDGGAYVLVRVASQNLKAFDRMQRTAKRWMSVTAAHPCLVPLRSIFITPDFRSLDVSVASPSWSSIAPPEALKPGVSPSETLPQSSAPGPCPVLLAPDPGTPTRADSDEKVPEEAPQEAERKAGLSDAVPGQPQSREGRGEGANEGADPSRPAMGTPSGATLKPHENGPVRGAGDAAKLTEAGDAKPEQGDLHKSVVLVYDFFANCRTLEELHLGCRSRYTSPSAVEHASPSSGSPWARFASAFRDPWLCRMQSQRADGGRDLEFTQESGCSRAGRSPENDGEGREGAEPKKCAVKGEETQPRSTEAEEGPLTARVDEAIQSANKGGDNEKRTCECASFVHQGKHAHMEPAPAATPGQQPGEDTAEKSAESNACVAREAEARGASHAASPAQRRAPRAAEKERECGSAETEGRRRAEENDQGEDESCATDAPSPRIPETLLWSYLIQLLLGIVHVHKCGVAVGRALCLSKILVNYRYRLRIAACGLREIICDEEDVDEPGFEGESAHPKAEGAGERRKGKREKKGGVRGRSTTHSGGKETPGARGGEEEGDADNGEAPTGGAARDRVALLEDAQRGDLRMLGEIMLTLACAAVDSSFEAPRCPSSDFLSACFSHIVVPFSGFSGELKSCISQLLSSASPTSPPSSACPSAGHLLSAYQHRVSCVMTQQLESTDTFEALLFQEMEASRLMLVLFKLHFVALRAAPSSAFASDRCVMHPGDSFLLSQFFDFLFKQDSARGEPALDLCRIYEALHKLDAGAGELLPLHCEGSTAAARVSYHDLRRCVERSFAILLSQGGGSLCYAPFPSCSVSPASAFRVPYPLPASSPGQFPSASSRATPPPFSAPPWFPASASFFSAAGARCPSSSFASSAGWLPSGAPPRPDEREKPAEKPGEVLAASGGSWASSAAAAPAAPHPGSGARGPELGEGPSEGDGVKWGRAGDRDALVDAALSVAPPFPVSVAPPFPGALVSEKAPVFSRPSGVLAEGSEKARGESDDPQSFFPSFSTAEPNAPSERGSAPQVSSSLLVSPFGSAAVSRAGFLGEPPTDGDFPERLKGLSTQSGRPLREKRASSAPLSASAASSFSSLSAAAFAPSPDPPPLRTPAGGQGGQAGAPPFAASGALGAFQFGPEATTVSLPGDAQNGVAAQSLLCASPFAPAGCSGFAPPPPLLGARSQDLSAAFFSAPSSFPPPSQPSMLWRVERGRACEPKEGRGGAASEGGDQDSQEAVRSAFEAAIARAAARRTQSTTEHAAGSSSVSFVSSTPSGRDDEEDKKEEEGERGAGEAADAQDAVRTAIALAVARAAARREAAEREKKCLVASEHERDSDVSHVHARHE